One Nicotiana sylvestris chromosome 12, ASM39365v2, whole genome shotgun sequence genomic window carries:
- the LOC104237571 gene encoding transcription factor MYBC1-like, with product MREENSNWFAKWEEELPSPEELMPLSQTLITPDLALAFDIQNPNSPLPKTHHQQHQQTAPPLGVHTPSSHPNSSAEFDSAELGGTAGSGGVDEPARTLKRPRLVWTPQLHKRFVDAVAHLGIKNAVPKTIMQLMSVDGLTRENVASHLQKYRLYLKRMQGLSNGGSGNGNGSIPGLSGGGMVDTATDQLFASSAVPPHFLHPGRGNSDHYMPFVPVAAMHHHHQMAAVVGHPPQLQQQYRHFGSPPNGQFEVPFVSRQSHQQVQRMGTSVHSSSPVVPSYVEDLESATAANGRKVLTLFPAGDD from the coding sequence ATGAGGGAAGAAAATTCTAATTGGTTTGCTAAATGGGAAGAAGAACTGCCTTCTCCTGAGGAGCTAATGCCTTTATCCCAAACCCTCATCACTCCTGATTTAGCCTTAGCTTTTGATATTCAAAACCCCAATAGCCCACTTCCCAAAACTCACCACCAACAACACCAGCAGACTGCTCCACCACTAGGAGTTCATACACCTTCATCTCACCCTAACTCATCAGCTGAGTTTGACTCGGCTGAGTTGGGTGGCACTGCAGGTTCAGGGGGTGTTGATGAACCTGCCCGCACCTTAAAAAGGCCTAGGCTTGTGTGGACCCCACAGCTCCACAAGAGGTTTGTGGATGCAGTTGCTCATTTGGGGATCAAAAATGCTGTCCCCAAGACTATAATGCAGTTGATGAGTGTAGATGGCTTAACTCGTGAGAATGTGGCTAGTCATTTGCAAAAGTATAGGCTATATTTGAAACGTATGCAGGGACTTTCTAATGGTGGCAGTGGCAATGGGAATGGAAGTATACCGGGTTTATCCGGGGGAGGGATGGTGGATACAGCAACAGATCAACTGTTTGCTAGTTCAGCAGTGCCTCCACATTTTTTGCATCCAGGGAGGGGTAATTCTGACCATTATATGCCGTTCGTTCCAGTGGCAGCAatgcatcatcatcatcagatgGCTGCAGTTGTTGGACACCCTCCACAGCTTCAGCAGCAGTATAGGCATTTCGGGTCGCCACCAAACGGGCAGTTTGAGGTTCCATTCGTGTCGAGGCAGTCGCATCAGCAGGTTCAGAGAATGGGAACATCAGTGCATAGTAGTAGCCCAGTGGTGCCATCTTATGTTGAGGATTTGGAATCAGCTACAGCTGCTAATGGGAGGAAGGTTCTTACTTTGTTTCCAGCGGGAGATGATTGA
- the LOC104237572 gene encoding G2/mitotic-specific cyclin S13-7-like, with translation MASRNVLQQQNIGEAVPGALKQKNMAAAAQGRNRKALGDIGNNMVTVRGVEGKPLPQRPITRGFCAQLLANAQAAAENQKKSMVVNGDAPIVAKGVLPVKGAAKKPVQKKAAVKPKPDVIEISPDTEEQVKENKQKKKAGDDSSVKKATLTSTLTARSKAACGLSHKPKVQIVDIDAADVNNELAVVEYVEDIYNFYKIAENESRIHDYMDSQPEITARMRAILIDWLIEVHHKFELSQETLYLTINIVDRYLAVTTTSRRELQLVGMSAMLIASKYEEIWAPEVNDFVCISDKAYSHEQVLGMEKRILGQLEWYLTVPTPYVFLVRYIKAAVSNAQMENMVYFLAELGLMNYATNIYCPSMIAASAVYVAQHTLNCTPFWNDTLKLHTGFSESQLLGCAKLLVSYHMEAPEHKLKVIYKKYSKPERGAVALQPPAKSLLAASSYE, from the exons ATGGCTTCAAGAAACGTTCTTCAACAGCAGAATATAG GTGAGGCAGTCCCCGGGGCGTTAAAGCAGAAAAATATGGCAGCAGCAGCACAAGGGAGAAATCGCAAGGCGCTTGGTGACATTGGGAATAATATGGTAACTGTTCGTGGTGTCGAGGGAAAGCCACTTCCTCAACGCCCCATAACGAGGGGCTTTTGTGCACAATTGCTCGCTAATGCACAAGCAGCAGCTGAAAACCAAAAG AAATCTATGGTTGTTAATGGGGATGCACCGATCGTTGCTAAAGGAGTTCTACCGGTTAAAGGTGCAGCAAAGAAACCAGTTCAAAAGAAAGCTGCTGTTAAACCAAAGCCTGATGTTATTGAAATTAGTCCTGATACTGAAGAACAAGTGAAGGAAaataagcaaaagaagaaggctgGTGATGATTCTTCAGTAAAGAAAGCAACTCTTACTTCAACTCTCACTGCTAGGAGCAAG GCTGCCTGTGGACTGAGTCATAAACCAAAGGTCCAGATTGTGGATATTGATGCTGCAGATGTGAATAATGAGTTGGCTGTGGTGGAATATGTTGAGGATATTTACAATTTTTATAAGATAGCTGAG AATGAGAGCAGAATTCATGACTACATGGATTCACAGCCTGAGATAACTGCAAGGATGAGAGCTATTCTGATTGATTGGTTGATTGAAGTGCATCACAAATTTGAGCTTAGTCAAGAGACTCTTTACCTTACAATCAATATCGTCGATCGTTACCTCGCTGTGACAACTACATCAAGGAGGGAATTGCAGTTAGTAGGCATGAGTGCTATGCTCATTGCCTCTAAATATGAAGAAATTTGGGCTCCTGAG GTGAATGACTTTGTGTGCATCTCAGATAAAGCTTACAGTCATGAGCAGGTGTTGGGAATGGAGAAAAGGATTCTTGGCCAATTGGAGTGGTACTTAACAGTTCCAACACCTTACGTGTTCCTCGTCCGCTACATTAAAGCTGCTGTTTCCAATGCACAGATGGAAAACATGGTTTATTTCCTGGCTGAATTGGGGTTAATGAATTATGCAACCAATATATACTGCCCATCGATGATTGCTGCCTCAGCAGTCTATGTTGCTCAACACACGCTGAATTGCACTCCATTTTGGAACGACACACTAAAATTGCATACTGGTTTCTCAGAGTCTCAGCTACT GGGTTGTGCAAAGTTGCTCGTAAGCTATCACATGGAAGCTCCAGAACACAAGCTGAAAGTGATTTACAAGAAGTATTCCAAACCAGAGAGAGGTGCTGTTGCACTGCAACCTCCAGCCAAATCCCTCTTGGCTGCTTCTTCATATGAATAG